One Luteimonas sp. MC1825 DNA segment encodes these proteins:
- a CDS encoding arsenic transporter — MLLALLIFIATIALVIWQPKGLGVGWSASLGAVLALLTGVVGVADIATVWGFVWNATFTFVSVILISLVLDEAGFFEWAALHVARWGGGNGRRLFVFLVLLGAAVAALFANDGAALILTPIVIAMLLALKFSPAATLAFVMGAGFIADTASLPLVVSNLVNIVSVDYFDIGFAEYASVMVPVNLVSVAATLAVLLWFFRRDIPGTYDVTQLRDPALAIIDRATFNAGWVVLVLLLVGFFRLERLGVPISAVAGAGALALLVVAGRGHRISTRKVVRDAPWQIVVFSLGMYLVVYGLRNNGLTDHLAGLLDAFASHGAWAATFGTGLLSAFLSSVMNNMPTVLVGALAIDASQAEGPVREAMVYANVIGSDLGPKFTPIGSLATLLWLHVLARKGIRITWGYYFKVGMVLTLPVLLATLAALVLRLGLA, encoded by the coding sequence GTGCTGCTCGCGCTGCTGATCTTCATCGCCACCATCGCCCTGGTCATCTGGCAACCGAAAGGCCTCGGCGTCGGCTGGAGTGCGTCGCTCGGCGCGGTGCTGGCGCTGCTGACGGGCGTCGTCGGCGTAGCCGACATCGCCACGGTCTGGGGCTTCGTCTGGAACGCCACCTTCACCTTCGTCTCGGTGATCCTCATCAGCTTGGTGCTCGACGAGGCGGGCTTCTTCGAATGGGCGGCGCTGCACGTGGCGCGCTGGGGCGGGGGCAACGGGCGCAGGCTGTTCGTCTTCCTCGTGCTGCTCGGTGCGGCGGTGGCGGCGCTGTTCGCCAACGACGGGGCGGCGCTCATCCTGACGCCGATCGTGATCGCGATGCTGCTGGCGCTGAAGTTCAGCCCCGCGGCCACCCTGGCGTTCGTGATGGGCGCGGGATTCATCGCCGACACCGCGAGCCTGCCGCTGGTGGTGTCCAACCTGGTCAACATCGTCTCGGTCGATTACTTCGACATCGGCTTCGCCGAGTACGCCTCGGTGATGGTCCCGGTCAACCTGGTTTCGGTGGCCGCAACGCTTGCCGTGCTGCTGTGGTTCTTCCGCCGCGACATTCCCGGGACCTACGACGTGACGCAGTTGCGGGATCCGGCTCTGGCCATCATCGATCGCGCCACCTTCAACGCCGGCTGGGTCGTGCTGGTCCTGTTGCTGGTCGGGTTTTTCAGGCTCGAACGCCTGGGCGTGCCGATCAGCGCGGTGGCCGGGGCCGGCGCGCTGGCGTTGCTGGTGGTGGCCGGGAGGGGGCACAGGATCTCGACCCGCAAGGTGGTGCGCGATGCGCCGTGGCAGATCGTGGTGTTCTCGCTGGGCATGTACCTCGTGGTCTATGGCCTGCGCAACAACGGATTGACCGACCACCTGGCCGGGTTGCTCGACGCGTTCGCCAGCCATGGCGCGTGGGCCGCGACCTTCGGCACCGGCCTGCTCTCGGCCTTCCTGTCGTCGGTCATGAACAACATGCCCACCGTGCTGGTGGGCGCACTGGCCATCGACGCCAGCCAGGCAGAGGGGCCGGTGCGCGAGGCGATGGTGTACGCAAACGTCATCGGCAGCGACCTGGGACCCAAGTTCACCCCGATCGGCAGCCTGGCCACGCTGCTGTGGCTGCATGTGCTTGCGCGCAAGGGCATCCGCATCACCTGGGGCTACTACTTCAAGGTCGGCATGGTCCTGACCCTGCCCGTGCTGCTGGCGACGCTGGCCGCGCTGGTGCTGCGCCTGGGACTCGCGTGA
- a CDS encoding arsenate reductase ArsC has protein sequence MKDRYNILFVCTGNSARSIMAEAVANRLGGERMRAFSAGSHPQGHVHRGALQVLDAAGLATSGLRSKSWEEFAAADAPVMDLVITVCDRAAAEACPHWPGHPVTAHWSVPDPAAVEGSPEQVERAFSLALQMLHQRISLLLSLRPGDWDRLAIESLAAMETNA, from the coding sequence ATGAAGGACCGATACAACATCCTGTTCGTATGCACCGGCAATTCGGCCCGCAGCATCATGGCCGAAGCCGTGGCCAACCGCCTCGGCGGCGAACGCATGCGCGCCTTCAGCGCGGGGAGCCATCCGCAAGGCCATGTGCACCGCGGCGCGCTGCAGGTGCTGGACGCCGCCGGCCTTGCGACATCCGGACTGCGCAGCAAGAGCTGGGAGGAATTCGCGGCTGCGGATGCACCGGTGATGGACCTGGTGATCACCGTCTGCGACCGCGCTGCGGCAGAGGCCTGCCCCCACTGGCCCGGTCATCCGGTCACCGCACACTGGAGCGTTCCCGATCCGGCCGCCGTCGAAGGCAGTCCGGAGCAGGTGGAGCGGGCCTTCAGCCTTGCGCTGCAGATGCTGCACCAGCGGATCTCGTTGCTGCTGTCCCTGCGCCCCGGTGACTGGGACCGTCTTGCCATCGAATCCCTTGCCGCAATGGAGACCAACGCATGA
- a CDS encoding ArsJ-associated glyceraldehyde-3-phosphate dehydrogenase, translating to MTIRVGINGFGRMGRLTLRAAWDEADIEFVHINDPAGDAATLAHLLNFDSVHGRWDRAIAADGDVLVVDGRRIPVTRNKELAASDWSACDVVVEASGRFRKPDVLQPYLDQGVKRVVVTAPIKAPGTLDVVMGVNHARFDPAAHRIVSAASCTTNCFAPVVKVIHEGLGIRHGSLTTIHSLTNTQTIVDAPHKDLRRARSCGSSLIPTSTGSATAIAEIFPELRGRLDGHAVRVPLTNASLTDCVFEVERATTVEEVNDMLRTAAEGDLAGILGFETRPLVSIDYRTDPRSGIVDALSTLVVNGTQVKIYAWYDNEWGYVNRTAELVRMVGDVDR from the coding sequence ATGACCATCCGTGTCGGCATCAACGGCTTCGGCCGCATGGGTCGCCTGACGCTGCGCGCGGCGTGGGACGAGGCGGACATCGAGTTCGTCCACATCAACGATCCCGCAGGCGACGCGGCCACGCTGGCGCACCTGCTGAACTTCGATTCGGTCCACGGCCGCTGGGACCGCGCGATCGCCGCCGACGGCGATGTGCTGGTCGTCGACGGCAGGCGCATCCCGGTCACGCGCAACAAGGAACTTGCGGCCAGCGACTGGTCGGCTTGCGACGTCGTGGTCGAAGCGTCCGGCAGGTTCCGCAAGCCCGATGTCCTGCAGCCCTATCTCGACCAGGGCGTGAAGCGCGTGGTGGTGACGGCTCCGATCAAGGCGCCGGGAACACTGGACGTGGTGATGGGCGTCAACCACGCGCGCTTCGATCCGGCGGCCCACCGCATCGTGTCGGCGGCGTCATGCACCACCAACTGCTTCGCGCCGGTGGTGAAGGTGATCCACGAGGGCCTGGGCATCCGCCATGGCAGCCTGACCACCATCCACAGCCTGACCAACACCCAGACCATCGTGGACGCGCCGCACAAGGACCTGCGCCGCGCGCGTTCCTGCGGCAGCAGCCTGATTCCGACGTCGACCGGCTCGGCCACGGCCATCGCCGAGATCTTCCCCGAGCTGCGTGGTCGGCTTGACGGACATGCTGTCCGTGTTCCGCTGACCAACGCCTCGCTGACCGACTGCGTGTTCGAGGTCGAACGGGCGACCACGGTGGAGGAGGTCAACGACATGCTGCGCACGGCGGCGGAGGGCGATCTGGCGGGCATCCTCGGCTTTGAGACGCGCCCTCTGGTCTCGATCGATTACCGGACCGATCCGCGATCGGGGATCGTGGACGCGCTGTCGACGCTGGTGGTCAACGGGACGCAGGTCAAGATCTACGCCTGGTACGACAACGAGTGGGGTTACGTGAACCGCACTGCGGAGCTCGTGCGGATGGTCGGCGACGTGGACCGCTAG
- the arsJ gene encoding organoarsenical effux MFS transporter ArsJ, with the protein MAVRLSPGVRQYMLVTGNYWAFTLTDGALRMLVVLHFHQLGYSPLQIAMLFLFYEIFGVITNLVGGWLGARIGLNRTMNIGLGLQVIALAMLLVPASWLVVPWVMAAQALSGVAKDLNKMSAKSSIKLLVPGDQQGSLFRWVAALTGSKNALKGVGFFMGGALLTAIGFRPAILVMAAALAVVWGLGLATLKRDLGKASGKPKFRDIFSKSRAINLLSAARMFLFGARDVWFVVALPVFLAGVLGWDFWQVGGFLAAWVIGYGIVQALAPYFTGRRRGDVPGGRAATAWAAALAVVPAAMALLLFQGVSPKWVLLMGLAVFGVLFAINSSLHSYLIISHADADGVSLDVGFYYMANAMGRLLGTVLSGWVYQAAGLEACLAISAVLVALAAIISIGLPQHHPSGASSA; encoded by the coding sequence ATGGCCGTGCGCCTGTCCCCCGGGGTGCGCCAGTACATGCTGGTCACCGGCAACTACTGGGCGTTCACCCTCACAGATGGCGCGCTGCGCATGCTGGTGGTGCTGCACTTCCACCAGCTCGGCTACAGCCCGCTGCAGATCGCCATGCTGTTCCTGTTCTACGAGATCTTCGGCGTCATCACCAATCTTGTCGGTGGTTGGCTGGGCGCACGGATCGGGCTCAATCGCACCATGAACATCGGGCTGGGCCTGCAGGTGATCGCACTGGCGATGCTGCTGGTCCCGGCGAGTTGGCTGGTGGTGCCCTGGGTGATGGCCGCGCAGGCCCTGTCGGGCGTGGCCAAGGACCTCAACAAGATGAGCGCCAAGAGCAGCATCAAGCTGCTCGTTCCCGGCGATCAGCAGGGTTCGCTGTTCCGCTGGGTCGCTGCACTGACCGGATCGAAGAACGCGCTCAAGGGCGTCGGTTTCTTCATGGGCGGCGCGCTGCTGACGGCCATCGGATTCAGGCCGGCGATCCTGGTGATGGCGGCGGCGCTGGCCGTGGTGTGGGGGCTGGGCCTGGCGACGCTGAAGCGCGACCTGGGCAAGGCCAGCGGCAAGCCGAAGTTTCGCGACATCTTTTCCAAGAGCCGGGCGATCAACCTGCTGTCGGCCGCGCGCATGTTCCTGTTCGGCGCGCGCGACGTGTGGTTCGTCGTCGCGCTGCCGGTGTTCCTTGCCGGAGTGCTCGGCTGGGATTTCTGGCAGGTTGGCGGGTTCCTTGCGGCATGGGTGATCGGCTACGGCATCGTGCAGGCGCTTGCGCCGTACTTCACCGGGCGTCGGCGTGGCGATGTCCCGGGCGGCCGCGCCGCAACCGCCTGGGCGGCAGCGCTTGCCGTGGTGCCGGCGGCGATGGCGCTACTGTTGTTCCAGGGCGTGTCCCCGAAGTGGGTGCTGCTTATGGGCCTGGCCGTGTTCGGTGTGCTGTTCGCTATCAACTCGTCGCTGCACAGCTATCTGATCATCAGCCATGCCGACGCCGACGGCGTTTCGCTGGACGTGGGCTTCTACTACATGGCCAACGCCATGGGCCGGCTGCTGGGTACGGTGCTGTCCGGCTGGGTATACCAGGCCGCGGGGCTGGAGGCCTGCCTTGCAATCTCCGCCGTGCTCGTCGCGCTTGCCGCGATCATTTCGATCGGACTGCCGCAGCATCACCCTTCCGGGGCGTCGTCCGCATGA
- a CDS encoding ArsO family NAD(P)H-dependent flavin-containing monooxygenase — protein sequence MSTTRDLDVDVLVIGGGQAALATAYFLRRTGLSFLLVDAEDGPGGAWRHAWDSLTLFSPATWSSIAGRQMVSQREGYPARDDVLAYLSDYEAYYAIPVERPALVQSVHRADGRLVASGAGRRWSARAIVSATGTWRNPFVPEYPGAALFAGEQLHSSHYVEPERFTGKKVLVVGGGNSGAQILAEVSRVAEARWVTQQAPSFLPDDVDGRVLFARATERWRAQQAGKVVDVPVGGLGDIVMVPPVREARGRGVLHAVAPFERFTATGVAWADGRAEQVDAVIWCTGFRPALGHLQPLDVLEADGRVLVDGTRSVRCPQLWLVGYGDWTGAASATLVGVTRYARDTVAGISAALEPVPQNSPNASP from the coding sequence ATGAGCACCACGCGGGACCTTGACGTGGATGTGCTGGTGATCGGGGGCGGGCAGGCCGCGCTCGCCACCGCGTACTTCCTGCGGCGCACGGGACTGTCGTTCCTGCTGGTCGACGCCGAGGATGGCCCCGGCGGGGCGTGGCGGCACGCATGGGATTCGTTGACGCTGTTCTCCCCCGCCACATGGAGTTCGATCGCGGGCCGGCAGATGGTGTCGCAAAGGGAAGGGTATCCCGCGCGCGACGACGTGCTCGCCTACCTGTCCGACTACGAGGCGTACTACGCGATCCCGGTCGAGCGGCCCGCGCTGGTGCAGTCCGTGCACCGCGCGGACGGCCGCCTCGTCGCATCCGGCGCGGGCCGGCGATGGTCGGCCCGCGCGATCGTCAGTGCGACCGGCACCTGGCGCAATCCCTTTGTTCCGGAGTATCCCGGGGCGGCCCTGTTTGCCGGCGAGCAGCTCCACTCCTCGCACTACGTCGAGCCGGAGCGTTTTACGGGGAAGAAGGTGCTGGTCGTGGGTGGAGGCAACTCGGGCGCGCAGATCCTCGCGGAGGTGTCGCGGGTGGCCGAGGCACGCTGGGTCACGCAGCAGGCGCCGTCCTTCCTGCCCGACGACGTCGATGGCCGCGTGCTGTTCGCGCGCGCCACCGAGCGCTGGAGGGCGCAGCAGGCTGGCAAGGTCGTGGACGTGCCCGTCGGCGGACTCGGTGACATCGTGATGGTGCCGCCGGTGCGCGAGGCCCGCGGGCGCGGCGTGCTCCATGCGGTGGCACCGTTCGAACGTTTCACCGCCACCGGCGTGGCGTGGGCCGACGGCCGCGCGGAGCAGGTGGATGCCGTGATCTGGTGCACCGGATTCAGGCCTGCACTGGGCCACCTGCAGCCGCTGGACGTGCTTGAAGCCGATGGCCGCGTTCTCGTCGACGGTACGCGCTCGGTGAGATGCCCGCAGCTCTGGCTGGTCGGCTACGGCGACTGGACCGGCGCGGCCTCGGCCACGCTGGTCGGCGTGACACGCTACGCCAGGGACACCGTAGCCGGGATCAGCGCCGCACTCGAGCCAGTTCCCCAGAACTCGCCGAACGCCTCGCCATAG